The genomic segment GTAGCCTATTTGTTGTCTTCCCATGAATCCGGAAAATGTACCCTTTTATTTATGTTGTCTCCCCATTAATTCACAAGTCCAACCCAGAAAAGATACAGATGTGTCAGACATATTTGTCCAGTCTCTTATCATTTTATTGTTTGTGACAGGAAGGGGACAACTCAGTGAAAGGCTTGTCGGAAGGCTTGTTAGATCCATTACCCGCCATCAGCTTGTAGCTCCCTTTCAAAAAGTTAACCAAAAACTTTGTACATATGCAGCCCTGAAAATTACAGAACGACGAAGTTCTGCCTAGCTCGATGTTCAAATCATACTTGTTGAGTTTGCCCCTTCCCTCTCCCTTGGGTGCACGAGAAGTACGAGTTGGTCAAGAGCGCAGCTTAAAACTGCATCAATTCGATTCTGCAAATGTGCAGATCGAAAGGTACATATTTACTTGGCTAGAGTTCAAAGCTTCTCAAGAAAGCACGAAAACGCACACTGATCATTTTTGGGGTGAAAAGCTCATATTGCAGCGGCATCCATAGCTTTAAAGAGATGGGAAAAATTGCAAAAAGTTCACATTTTGCAGTTGAATGTGTATATTTGTTTCTTGGTTCTAAAATATGTTGTCTGATTCTCCCATTATCAAAGTTAGAATGAACTGGAGAAACATGAATGCTCAGGCATAATTGAGAATGCGAACTGCATGATGTTTCATGATTGCTAGTATAGtttcttattattttatgtGGAAGAGATTTAAACTCAATTAGGTTCAAATTTTGCTAAAAATTTAAGTAAATTACTGGGGTCGGTGTTAACCAAGGATCCAAGCAGATGGGATCCAGGTCGAGTATCTGTCCTTGTCGTGTAGATGCACAGAGAACTTTTTTGTCACGTATCCCATACTGAAATTTAGCTTTCATTGTGTTTATATCtggtgtgtttgtgtgtgtgtacaGATCAATTATTAAGGAAAATGGATTGTTAAAAACTgaaaaaaacaatatatatatgaaaaaaattaatatatataaaagttaaCTTCGCTAAGAATTCCTTCAAACtctattttaaaatgagtttgtAGAGTGCGAGGAAAGAGATCTGCAAAACTAAGTGCAGCATTTTATGTGTATAATGAGACAAGATTTTCCGAGgttcaaaattaaattattcttttaatcatttattttaatagGCGAACTTGCCCCTTTAATGTGGAAAAGATTCCAATTTATcatgataataaaataaatataaaagcatacaaaatgaatgattaatttaatttgagGATAAACatgccaaaaaaaaataaatagactTAATTGTCAGTTCAAAACATTTGAATAGATTTTACAACTACAATTTATTgtgctgattcattttcaaacagtcaaataaaaaaaatcatgtaatattttattaaatatgtgattattttataacaactttgtCGAAAGTTTGACGCGTATGTTTTTTCTGATATGTGAATTTCAAATAATGTGATTTTACGAAACAATAAGGTTTATTATATCAACAAGTGCAAGACAAATATAGAATCTgttgaaaataaagaattatTGAAGGTTGAAAAATAAgagttaaaatatttgaattttgaaaataagagtcgtaaatattgaaaattaatatgtgatgatgtatgtaatgatgtatttatttttgaattattttcaaaaaaattctataaataggtctctcaatttgtgaagaaaatcacaattgagtagagaaattttttaataaagtatgtagtttgatatattttgtgagtttgagatttttactttttaccgtaaatttttacttttaacacgttatcagcGCGATATTCGAAGGTTCGGTTCTCCGTATTTTTCCAAGCTCGAAAACACAATAAAAATGTaacaatattaaaaaataagagTATTTACTTTactgttaatttatttttattgtatatatacttaatgtataatataatgtattatataaaaggagtgtatgacacctcattataataacgtgatgtgattataatgcttatataattttattgtgttactgtttatttcttgtatatttatatttgaataatatcatgttattatataaaaggagtctatgacacctcattaaaataaaattatgtgaTTATTTCcctgtttatatatttttattgtgttatataataattatatgtatatatatatatatatatatatatatatgtataatatcacattattatataaaaggagtctatgacacctcattataatattgtgatatgatatacataattatttaaaaatgattaacattatatacatcatattattgccataaaatttacatatacatacatttattttttaaagattttataacggtcataaacggtaataAACAGCTAGTTTTTACCATATAAATATAACTTCACAaatacattcaatcactccaaattTACTTTTCCTACCTAAAAATTTTCCACATCAagattttcgaagaaaaagaTGATGATTCTTTCAAGattttttgtataattattttggttattatacccactagtcttgtatttatcgaaAAATATCTGCATcgcttttttctttatttttaagaatgattgtattaataatttatccgttactttttattgtcatattaatagatatagaacttaactaataaaatgaattgttatttttctagtatcaccatgtcaaacttggcaaaACTCGAATTTGTTGCACTCGACattacgggaaaaaattatatgtcatggactctcgatgtagaaatgcatcttgagtcattgggtctaagcgagaccattaaagaaaatgatatctcttcatcacaagaaaaaacaaaaactataatatttttacgtcgacatcttgatgaaggtttaaaatgtgatattGTCACCGAAAAAGATTTCATAGCTCCGTGGAAAGGATTAAAGGagagatttgaacatataagggaagttatacttctgaccgcccgtgatgaatgaaatatgttaagattccaagattttaagaaagtcagtgattacaattcggcgatgtatcgaataatctcgcaattaaaattttgtggacatgaggttacgaAATTGGAAATGCTTGAAGAACATTTTCTatgtttcacgcatcaaatataactctacagCAGCAATATAGAGTGCATgaatttgcgagatattctgaacttatcgcctgTTTTCTTGTGGtggaaaagaacaacgagctaCTAATGAGAAATCACCAGTCCCGACCAACTGGAtaaacagcatttccagaagtaaatgttgtaagtaaaaatgaatttaaccctggaaaccaaaatcaaagtcaAAGACAAGGtgttggtcgaggtcgaggtcttggtcgtggacgtggaagtggtcgcGGTCGTTATCGCGGCCGCGGCCGTgattttgaaaacaatcgagatagttacttctataattcatctcaaaagagcgtcacgaaccacccactGAAAAGACATAATGAGAACATGAGTgctaatgaaaatcactcaaaacgagtcgaaatttcttgttttagatgcggcactccaggacattggtctcgtatttgtcgagccctcaagcacctttgcaagctctataaagaatcgataaaggagaaagaaaaagagaccaacttcactaaACGCAGTGATCGTTTGAgtattcaactcattttgatgctgcagattttttgaatgatttctctcaAAATGATCAATATACTGGTGGaatagaaatgaaaaatattgatgctgcagattttctcaacgatttttctgaaaatgaacaatatattggtggaatctaaatgtaaaataatttatttttcatgtactcaaatgataatgttttatttgtataattatgatatgccttatatttttcaataaattacatatgtattatcagtaatttttttcattgcataatttttttttgaattcaaatatggaaactgctatgaacaaagctaaacaaggaactaatcccatggaagtttgcatacctgataGTGTACAACACACACTATTCTACGagataaaaaatatttcttggaattaaaaccaacaaaaacaatggtaaatacaatatcaggtcttGTAGACTTGATAAAAGGTTGTGGTAAAGAacatttttgttacctaatggtacaaaatttctgataaatgatgctttgtattcaccacaaccgaaaaaaaatttgttgagttttaatgacataTATTCCCATGAGTATGATACTCAGACAATAAATGAAAGaaataagaaatatatgtgtcttaccacacataaatcaggaaagaaatacgtagttgaaaaactaccaatgctcccctACTAGGttgcattatatatataattttatttgaatcaaacatggtagttgataattcttcaatgctgattaattggcatgatcgattagaaCATCCtagttcaacaatgatgcgaagaattatagaaaatacacatgatcatccgctgaaagacctgaagatctttcaaaataataagtttcaatgcaaagcatgttctcttggaaaacttattataagaccatcaccagctaaAATCTAAACTGAATCACCCATGTTTCTTAAatgtattcagggtgatatttgtggaccaattcatccaccatgtggaccatttagatattttatggtattgatcgatgcctccagcagatggtcacatgtatgtttattatcaacccGAAATgtggcatttgcaagattacttgctcaaataataaattgTGGAATCAATTTCCTGatcatacaatcaagaaaattagacttgataatgctggtgaatttacttcccagactttcgatgattattgtatgtcaatgTGAATCACTgctgagcatcatgttgctcatgtacatacacaaaatggattagctgaatcattgattaaacgtctacaactgattgctagaccaatgattatgaaaacaaaactccatgtttctatatggggacatacAATTTTACATGTTGttgcattaattcgcatcagaccaagtacatatcataaatacttcccattgcagcttgcatttcgTAAAGAAGCAgatatttctcatctgagaatttttggatgtatggtataTGTGTCTATTTCACCGCCTCAACGAacaaaaatgggacctcaaagaaaaattgaaatttacgTTGGTTATGATagcccatcaatcattcgatatcttgagcctcagacaggcgacgtgtttacagcacgttttgctgattgtcattttaatgaggaaatcttctcaATGTTAGGAAGAGAAAATAAACATATCGAAatggaaattacatggtatataTCATCATTGTTgtatctggatccaagaactaaacaatgtgaaaaagatgtacaacaaattgtgcatttgaaaagaatagcaaatcaaatatcaaatgaatttgcagacacaaaagaggtaactaaatcatatatacatgttgtAAATGTctctgctcgaattgaaattccaaagtaacaaattgaagacactcatgatgtcattaaacgcttgAAGCATGGAAGACAAATCGGtttcaaggataaaaatccacgaaaaagaaaaaaacatagagaaacacgataaAAAAATAGAGTATGATATTCCTATAGaaatacatgatgatgaaaaggTTCTGTTAAAAACACAAACTGATGAaaatcgtgaaatctctatcaattatattaatagtggaaaaatatggaactgaaaagatataaaagaaattgatgagatattttcttacaatgtggcatttgaaatcataaatgacaatgaagataATGAACCAAAATcctttggtgaatgtaaaaatcgacatgactggataaaatggaaagatgtcatccaggttgaattcgattcgctaaataaacataACTTTTTGGACATATATACTctttacacctgaaggtgtaaaacctgttgggtaCAAAtaggtttttattcgaaagcgaaatgagaaaaatgaaatagtaagatataaagctagacttgttgcacaaggtttttctcaaagatctggaattgattatgaagaaacgtattctcctgttatAGATGTAATTAcatttcggtatttgattagtttgacgatatctgaaaatttagaaatgtgtcttatggatgttgtcacAACTTATTTATACGGATCACTCGATAgtaatatatgaaaatccctgaaggatttaagatgtctgaagcacaaagttcaaaaacAGATAATGTTATTTTGTTAAATTGCAAAAATCGTTATATGAGTTAAAGCAACCGGGTCGAAtatggtataatcgactaagtgaacacttaatgaaaaagagatatgtaaacaattcaatatgcccttgcgttttcattaagaaaacaacaccCGTATGTGTAATTATTgttatatatgttgatgatttataCATCATTGGAatgaataaagaaattcaagaagttgagtcgTACTTGaaagaagaatttgaaatgaaggaccttggaaaaacaaagtattgtctgggtttgcaaattgaacacataaaatgtgaaatatttgttaatcagtcaaattatacagaaaatgttcttaaacgttttaataaggacaaatcaaatcctttaagtactccaatggttgttagatcactaaacatagaaaatgattcattccgtccatgtgaagataatgaaattattcttggtccagaagtactaTATCTAaatgctatcggtgcccttatctATTTTGCAAATTGTACAAGACTTGATATATATTTTGgtgtaaatttattggcaagatttagctcatatccaacaaagagacactggaacggaattaaacatatattccgttatatACGAGGAACAACAGACttgagacttttgtattcaaaattgGTTATCCTGATGCTGGGTACTTATCTGatcacacaaggcacgttcccaaaccggatatgtatttactcgtagAGGCACTGTAATTTCTTGgtgttcacagaaacaaacactaGTAACAActatcaaatcatgccgagattattgcactacatgatgCAAGTCATGAATGTGTGtggctaaaatcaatgaccaaatatatccaaatctcatgcgaaTTATCATTTGACAAGAAGCATGTGATACTAAACGAAGATAAtattgcatgtgttgctcaaataaAAGAGAGATACATAAAAAgtgacagaactaaacatattccgcTTAAGTTCTTTGAATTCACCCAAGAACTtgataaaaataaagatattgatattcgttacattcaatcaagtaaaaactcatcaaatttcttcacaaagacacttcctacgacaatattcaaaaaatatatatataacattgggatgcgcaatctacgaaatttgtgaagaatcgtTTGTGTTAACATGAAGGGGAATTTACATAACTACAATATTTTTCcgttactatggtttttatcccaatgagttTTTCTTAGTAAGATTTTTAACGAAACAGTATagaaacacgtaatgaagacaatcattatatCATGAGCATCATCACAAGTGAgagtgttgaaaataaagaattattgaatgttgaaaaataagaattgtaaatattgaaaattagtgtgtgatgatgaatgtaatgatgtatttatttttggattatttccaaagaaattctataaataggtctctcaatttgtaaagaaaattacaattgaatagagaaaaaattttatagTGTATAGTTTGATATATTTTGTGAATtactttttaccgtaaatttttatttttaacagaATCTACAATATTTCAACCTCTCTAAACTTGTTCAACTTTAACAAAGTACCTTATCAAAGAACGAGTGAACAAATGAAACGATCAAACAAAGCGGGAGACATTCAACAAGAAACAAAGCGGCATGTATATATGTTGTAAGGAGGTATATTACAAAATGGGAAAGAGGGAAGAAAAAAAATCGGACACGATACACACAAAATTTTGAAGATAATACACATTCATCACCTTGTAGAATCATTTACTACCTTCCAATCCCAAGCTCTTCTGCATATCTCTAGTCAGGCTGAACTGCAAGGTGTTATGCCATGGAAAAAGCGTACGCGTCACTGGAAGCTTTCTCCGAAGGTCCTACACAGCATTGGAGCAGTACAAAAAAGCTTCAGTTCTGGATGATGAAGGCAATATTTGTCCACACGACTTTTTTCCAAAAACTATGAAATTAACCCAAAATATGGGAATTGTTGATAATAAACTCGATGATAGAGGAGCTGACCGAGTATTTGGGGTTGGATTTCCATGACTTTAGGAGCCAAAGACTTGCATTATTTAAAAATTgcacataaaaattaatttcctTTCAATAATGGAGAATGATCTCCACCATTGGGTCCGTCATTGCTCATCACAATTATCTGACATAACACTGACTATTACTAGCAAAATTAATTTACTGGGAGCAAACAGTAATAATTCACACGCATACAGTCTTCAATAGATGATGGGCTAGAGAAATGAAAAATAATGGGGTTGAACTATCAGAGTCTAAACTTTGCTTGAGGAAAAAATTTGTATTAGCAAACTCAATTTCTAATCACATTAGCATCTAAAGCTCGTGTAATTTTCACCATGTTCTAGGCCATGGGTTCAACACTCCTCTGTGCGTGCATGTGAAGAAAAGAAGTTAATTTATCACTATGTTTGATAAATTTTAGAGTACTTTTGTTCCTAATTCTACAAAGGCGATGCAATCATGATGTTAGCGTACCTTAAAAGTGGCGTCTGACAAGTTTGAATAAGACATCTGCCAATAAAATCACATCAGCAGGAGAATTTCGAACACAAATGATTTTATTCAAAATGAAAGAGGTGACCTGGAGGGAATTCAGATACTCTGTCTCATGGTGACGAATAATGTTAGTTAAGGAAACTGTACAATCATCAGGTGCCTGCAAAATTAACACATGTTGTTAGCCTATTGTTATATCCTGCAAAACCATCGGCATTAAATTAAGAAAACAAAGCCTCCTCATATGATGCATTTCCTCCTCACCTTCCAAGATATTGAtgcatataaaatcaaaatagatttttatatCCTAATTCCTGACCACTGTGAAATCCTCTGCTAAGATTGAAACCAAAAGGGGACCCAAACTGTACAATAAAGTATATTATGAGAGTATTTTGACTCGCATATCAAAGGCAAGTAAACAAAAATACTGTTACGAAATTCTTTTGTATTACTTCAAAAAATCCATTTCACGTCaagaaatttaaagaaaataacaaaTTAAACAATGACATCGACCTCATGATCAAGACCTTGCTTTAGACTCACCACTAATAAAAAACTActgcaaaataataaaaaattgattCCATGAAACCTAGAGCTTTTGGCACTTGCTCATCCAAACTGTCTAAGTTACTGTCCATACCAATAATGcaatcaccaaaactataaTTGTCAGCCACACCTACGTGAATGAACCAAAATGACATACTATGAACCGAGGCCGCAAAGTACACGACACAGCAGTAGGTACTTCAACCAACCCAACCTAACAGAGAAGCCCGGTACAATTACAATGTAAGCATTACCTGAAATATTGTGGAATCCTTGCATTCCTGCTTTGTATCTAATTGGACATTTCCCTCTTCAAAGTAGTGGGCCCCCACCTAGACGATACAAATACACTcctttatttttttcctttttagcCAAGTAAAAAATATGGTGGAAACAACGTGCACAAAACAGATTTTACAAGAACATCAATAAATAACATGACAAAAACTACCTGCAATATACCTCTCACTTCCACAATTTGTGGCTCGTCCTTAAATTCAATTATCCATGTTGACCGCCAACTTCCATTGCTAAAAAGAACAGCAGACATGGTTATGTAACAAAAATTCTCTCAAGAAACAGGAACTCTCAAGGGTTGTGCTCCCATGGGATCGCTTATACAGGAAAAACAATCTACCTTCTCACGTAATATTACAATGCTGTTCTATCAAATAAAGGGGGACAAATTAAGAAAAACATATTGAGCTAGAAAGAGGAGGATGTTTGACAAATCTTAGTGCAAGCAATTCgtgatttctctagatttatGCCAATCCCACTGATATCGAGATTTCTTTCTTGTTTACTACATCTCCATTCAGTTGTTGAATACACATCAATCAATCCCAACTTGTCCAAAAATCCACCTAATCCAGGATTGGTGAGGCCTAAGTTAGAACATCAACAGTCATGATTTGGCAGGGATATGATACAAGGAAATATAGATTATTAATCGCATCATGTTGAATTTAATTTCTTGCAATTCTAATGATAAACTTGATGCCATTGAGCAATTTCACAGGAgatgtacaagttttgtatatGTCTTCATCAAGATTTACAGCCATATGAGTTTCAATGCTCCTCGAGCTATCCTTAGTATCCAATCTCAACACTGATTCCAGGAACTACAGATTGTTTCTCTCTTCTTTAAGTAACCACATTCTCCAGACATTGGATAGTAACTGGTTGTAGAATTGTTCCACAGCTCTAGCATCCAAACTGCATCCACATATATAACACTATACTCGAGTAACTCACCTACTGTTCTTTCGAACTAGAGGCCACTTACTGAACATTCCCTAAGATACCCCTCAACTTGTACGACTTCCTGACATCTTTTATTGGAGCATGCATTAATTAACTGACAATGATCGTACCATATGTGGTCTTGGAGTAACATGTATACCAATTCCCAGCCATGTTttcatttttcaatttatttccaATCACTGGCACACTACAACCAAACTTCCTCATTCCTTGTCAACTACACTTCCTTTGTGCGATCTAAATTCATCTGAAACTTCTCATACTATCGATTCCCAGAAATGTTTGAAGACATTTAGATCTGGACTTCGACTTATGCTTGGAGTACTTTCTTTAGCCTCTTAATTCCCATTCCATGATCTCCCGTAATCACTATGTTGTTTGCATACACAACAAGAATAGATTATTTCCTTTATCTGTTCTTCAGAGAAATAACATATGATCACTATGTTGTTTGCATACATAACAAGAATAGATTCCATCCATTCTCTGTTCTACGGATAAATAACATATGATCAGTTTGCTTTCACTTCTGTCATAACTTCTTCATTATAGGTCTAAACCGATTAATCTTTTCTGCATTATCATGAGCATCGATATCTCGGCTACATTTATGCATACTTCTTCTCGATAAGCATGATTTTAgcttttcaaaatcaaaagacTTTAAAATATTACTACTGAAATACTGCTTCGATTATGACACCGGAAACAAAgtataaattgtttaattagaagatatatatatcaagtataACTCTTTAAAGTTTCCTTCTGAAAACACATACAtcaaacacatgatgatgaactAAAACCACAGAAATAAGACAATGCTTCTGGACTTTCGACGGACTTCAAGCATACCAGAAATTCTGAGGGCTGTGTCTAGCTGCAGAAATTACCACAACAAGTTCAAAATCCAAGCCCTGTTCTTCTACAGCTTTGCCATCAGTACaatatacagaacaaactcctTTCGGGTATGCTTCACTAACATACTTGCTAATTTCTGCATCCAATGCACACCTACCAAGAAAGAGTTCAACAATTGCAAGAGAAACAAAATGAGCGGAAAATATACTCCTAGGATGCAGAATTATTTCAAACAGAAAAAGAAACCAAGGTTGGGAAAAGAAATAAACCAACTTACATGATTCGAATCCTTTTTAGAATGAAGtactaattaaaatatgattaaagatttGTTAATTAAACGAATTGATAATTCGGAATCAACATGTTGGAATCCACCAAATTTAAAATGGTCAACCAATCTACTTCAGATTACATGATCCCGATAAATCCAACTAGACGAATGAGAATATAACACGCGATAGATAAGATTGATTTCGAATCTTCTGAACTAGTCTGGATgcagcctataaatagaagctcAACTACTTCTCTCGAGTTCTAGCCATATACCTTAGATTTTCTAACCAGTTTCTAGGGTATTTTAGCGTCGAGAAGCTTCGGAGCTAGTGTCGACTCGAGAAGGGGTGGTGAACCGAGACACGCAGATCGAGACATCGTCAACGGGCTGATGACGGACGCAAGTATAATCCTAAATCCTTAAATAGTGATTTAAGGATCATTAAGAAGAACTTTGAAGCATGTTTGGTAATTCAGGATCTGACTTGAtagtgatttcattatgttagtATTGTCTAGGTTCAGACGAATAAACTTTCTATCAGATTGTTTTAGTGAGATACGTGATGCACTGACTGAGATATCAAAGCATAGTATACACCCTTATATGCATAGTTATTTGGGGCGCAAGGCGCGCTAGGGTGTCTTGAGGCCTGAGGCGCGAGGCGAAGCGCACGCTTTATCGAAGTAAGGTGCATATgacacaaattttaaaattcaacatatataaaatattttatacgatttaaattaaatactttgacaaagataaaaaaataatataaataaaaattcattagTAGATAATATACCATAAATCATAGCAAAAAAAACAAACTCCAATCATCTAAAATTCATTAGTAAGTCGTAAGTGCATCATAATATATTAACCAAAAaacttcaaaaatctaaatcatcaaattcaTCTTCATCCTCCCCAAGGCACAAAAAGAACAGAAATAGGTGAAGGCACAAAAAGAACAGAATTAGGTGAAGGATACAGACGTAGAGACTTTGTAATCCACAAGGCAGTAGGCACAAAAAGAACAGAATTACGTTAAGGATACAGAGACGTAGAGAGTTTCAGCGTAGAGAAAGGCCACTGCTGCACAGTCCAGAAAGAATTTGAAAGAACGGTAAGAAAAATAACGCACATCAGATTGTAGGgcttttttaaaacattaaaaaggGCTTTTATTTGTTATTGGGCTTTAAATTTTATGGGCTTGAGTTATATATAGTTAATTGCAGC from the Primulina tabacum isolate GXHZ01 chromosome 8, ASM2559414v2, whole genome shotgun sequence genome contains:
- the LOC142553961 gene encoding F-actin-capping protein subunit alpha isoform X2, with translation MSDEEETESQLSDDQKIEIAKWFLLNSPAGEIQYVAKDIQAVLKNERLYSKAAAEAFPLYNKAHMICLEFPDRSGEVLLTSFSEIDENEYLDPRTAEVAIVDHVKQVCEDTRPANDKELPSPYIEEYRCALDAEISKYVSEAYPKGVCSVYCTDGKAVEEQGLDFELVVVISAARHSPQNFCNGSWRSTWIIEFKDEPQIVEVRGILQVGAHYFEEGNVQLDTKQECKDSTIFQAPDDCTVSLTNIIRHHETEYLNSLQMSYSNLSDATFKDLRRKLPVTRTLFPWHNTLQFSLTRDMQKSLGLEGSK
- the LOC142553961 gene encoding F-actin-capping protein subunit alpha isoform X1, which gives rise to MHNKWDSVMSDEEETESQLSDDQKIEIAKWFLLNSPAGEIQYVAKDIQAVLKNERLYSKAAAEAFPLYNKAHMICLEFPDRSGEVLLTSFSEIDENEYLDPRTAEVAIVDHVKQVCEDTRPANDKELPSPYIEEYRCALDAEISKYVSEAYPKGVCSVYCTDGKAVEEQGLDFELVVVISAARHSPQNFCNGSWRSTWIIEFKDEPQIVEVRGILQVGAHYFEEGNVQLDTKQECKDSTIFQAPDDCTVSLTNIIRHHETEYLNSLQMSYSNLSDATFKDLRRKLPVTRTLFPWHNTLQFSLTRDMQKSLGLEGSK